A genomic region of Metopolophium dirhodum isolate CAU chromosome 1, ASM1992520v1, whole genome shotgun sequence contains the following coding sequences:
- the LOC132933857 gene encoding uncharacterized protein LOC132933857 — MSLKPFCFEPTVEDIDNRIYEALRVNPIQTINYVGRTAVHPSNWCLCKKCPILQTDKECICCFEFENISKLHSNIKCVTKLSSFKKIIMDEEVLNITRQQMILKTNDVKRKKMLSTSNPENKTWRFICYKQFTHWINSWTAIGKGNRVCIPACIVQAIRNKYPENNGIYVGFKENYSK, encoded by the exons atgagtTTAAAACCTTTCTGTTTTGAACCTACTGTGGAAGATATCGATAACAGAATTTATGAAGCACTACGAGTAAATccaatacaaacaataaactaTGTGGGAAGAACAGCAGTACACCCAAGTAATTGGTGTTTGTGTAAAAAGTGTCCTATTTTGCAAACTGACAAAGAATGTATTTGTTGTTTTGAGTTCGAAAATATATCGAAATTGCATTCTAATATTAAATGCGTGACAAAATTatcatcttttaaaaaaattattatggacGAAGAAGTTTTGAACATTACTAGGCAAcaaatgattttgaaaactaatgatgtaaaacgaaaaaaaatgctTTCAACATCAAATCCGGAAAACAAAACTTGGAGATTTATatgttacaaacaatttacgCATTGGATAAATTCATGGACTGCAATAGGAAAAG GAAATCGTGTATGTATTCCAGCATGTATTGTACAAGCTATTCGAAATAAGTACCCTGAAAATAATGGAATATACGTAGGTTTTAAAGAAAACTACAGCAAATAA
- the LOC132937075 gene encoding uncharacterized protein LOC132937075: MPICSASSTTDNTLTLSERNKRADRREFSQFTSELLTTSTPKNVKVIQNNADLSLEPNDCSLQSEFSEERVNQNDIGVQCDIGLETYQKVEKNDNLSFDIPSESEDESSNSEIDSDDDSQYEYNRHYKNNLSTQNDFDDNRCFIVFWENLSQLFKYCRQCGSRVCSRQHFTQGALVSIITICEQGHKLQWCSQPKTGKRPEGNILITAALVLSGILFSQFKVFCSALKLSIFTRPVYDKIINKYLFPVICRQWKEHREKNIDAIKLSSIWLAGDGQYDSPGFCAKYCTYSVMDINTGKIIDFKLVQKGQFKGDLERQACEQLLMDLTNRSNCKIELFLTDRHKGIRAFIRTQHPDIKHEFDIWHLSKSLMKRLKPLEKKYPDAFLWKSSINNHLWWSAQTCEGDEEKLIDTFTSILKHISNEHEWEDNGEKKRCEHEKLNENEIRNKLWIDPESESYYALKKIKMAKDFL, encoded by the exons ATGCCGATTTGTTCAGC AAGTAGTACAACAGATAATACATTGACACTTAGTGAACGTAATAAAAGGGCAGATCGTAGAGAATTTAGTCAGTTCACATCAGAATTATTAACTACAAGTACTCcgaaaaatgtaaaagtaattCAAAACAACGCGGATTTAAGTTTAGAACCCAATGACTGTAGTTTACAATCAGAATTTTCTGAAGAACGAGTCAATCAAAATGATATAGGTGTACAGTGTGATATAGGACTAGAAACTTATCAAAAAGTAGAAAAGAACGATAATTTGTCATTTGATATACCGTCCGAATCCGAAGATGAAAGTTCTAATTCTGAGATTGACTCTGATGATGATAGCCAATATGAATATAATCgacattacaaaaataatttatctacgCAAAATGATTTTGATGATAATCGTTGTTTCATTGTATTTTGGGAAAATTTATCCCAACTTTTCAAATATTGTCGTCAATGTGGTAGTAGGGTTTGTTCTCGACAACATTTTACACAAGGTGCACTGGTCTCAATTATAACTATATGTGAACAGGGCCATAAATTGCAATGGTGTTCACAGCCAAAAACAGGTAAGAGACCAGAAGGAAACATTTTGATTACTGCGGCTTTAGTATTATCTGGTATTCTATTTTCtcaatttaaagtattttgttCCGCATTGAAACTTTCAATTTTTACTCGTCCAGTTtatgacaaaattataaataaatacttgttTCCTGTAATATGCCGCCAATGGAAAGAACACAGAGAAAAAAACATCGACGCTATAAAGCTATCATCAATTTGGCTAGCTGGGGATGGCCAATATGACTCGCCGGGTTTTTGTGCTAAGTACTGTACTTATTCAGTTATGGATATCAACACGGGAAAAATCATAGATTTTAAGTTAGTTCAAAAGGGTCAATTTAAAGGTGATTTAGAAAGGCAAGCCTGTGAACAATTACTAATGGATTTAACTAATAGAAGTAATTGTAAAATCGAGTTGTTTTTAACAGATAGACATAAAGGTATACGTGCATTTATCCGTACACAGCATCCAGATATTAAACATGAATTCGATATTTGGCATTTAAGTAAGAGTTTAATGAAAAGATTAAAACCACTCGAAAAGAAATATCCTGATGCTTTTTTATGGAAATCGTCAATTAACAATCATCTTTGGTGGTCAGCACAGACATGTGAAGGAGATGAAGAAAAACTTATTGATACATTTACATCTATATTAAAACACATATCAAATGAGCATGAGTGGGAAGATAATGGTGAAAAAAAGAGATGCGAGcatgaaaaattaaatgaaaatgaaatacgaAATAAACTGTGGATAGACCCAGAAAGCGAATCATATTAcgctttgaaaaaaattaaaatggcaAAAGACTTTTTATAG